The genomic stretch ACCTGGATGCCGTACTTGTGGGTCAGGTTCAGGTCCTTAAGGGTCTTGTCCCAGAAGGATTCCGGGCAGGCCAGTTCCACGATGGAGAAGCCTTCCATGAAGGGCAGGTAGTCCAGCATGTTGGG from Fibrobacter sp. encodes the following:
- a CDS encoding TrkA family potassium uptake protein yields the protein PNMLDYLPFMEGFSIVELACPESFWDKTLKDLNLTHKYGIQVIAIRDPLKPTPMIGNIADYPFKENDVLFVIGPNEALDKLKG